In Corynebacterium frankenforstense DSM 45800, the DNA window GCCGTGGTGGACGACCACCGCGCCGTTCTCCGCGATGTAGCTCATCTGCTCGCCGAGCTCGCTGAACATGTCGGCCAGCGTGCGCAGCTGGCGGCCCGAGGCGGGCGTGAAGACCGCACCCGCGGCCGTGAGGCGGGGATACAGCTCGGCGAAGCCGGCGGGCACACGCCCGTCCGGGTCGAGGAAGGTTCCGTCCATGTCGACTGCGACGAGGCGGGGTGCCACCGGGTGTCCTCCTGAGGGATCGGGGAAAAATTTCGCTGGGCCGCCCGTGTCATGGGCAGTGATGTGCGACACTGGTCGCATGACGGACACGACGAACGCCTCCGATGCCCCGGTGCGGTGCAGCCTGGTCGAGTCTACCGGCCTGATCGAGCTGAACCGCCCGCGCGCGCTCAACAGCCTGAACCTCGAGATGGTCCGCGGGATCACCGCCGCGCTCGACGCCTGGCGCGACGACGCCGCCGTCGAGCAGGTGCTCGTGGTCTCCACCGGCCCGAAGGCCTTCTGCGCCGGCGGGGACGTGCGCGCCGCCCGCGAGGGCGTGCTCGCGGGCCGCGACGACGAGGTCGAGGCCTTCTTCGCCGAGGAGTACGCCATGAACCTCGCGATCTCGGAGTACCCCAAGCCCTACGTCGCGCTGCTCGACGGGGTGACCATGGGCGGCGGGCTGGGCGTGTCCGCGCACGGCTCGCACGTGCTGGCCACCGACCGGGCGAGCGCCTCGATGCCGGAGATGGCCATCGGCTTCTGCACCGACGTCGGGATGAGCCGGCGCTTCCAGGAGCTGCACCGCGGGCGTGCCATGGGCGCCTTCCTCGCGTTGACCGGCTTCCGGCTCAACGCTGCGGAGATGGCCTGGACGGGGCTGTCGACCGCCTCGCTCGGTGCCGCGGACGCCGACGAGGTGCGCGCCGCCGTGATCGCCGAGGGCGTGGACGCCGCCGTGGCGCGGCTGGCCGCGCAGCCGGCGGGGGAGAACCGCCTGGCGGGCCTGGCCCTGCAGATCTCCGACGCCTTTTCCGCGGGAACGTGGCCGGCGGTGCTCGAGCGTCTCGAGCGGCCCGGCAACGCCCAGCTGCGCGAGCTCGTGGCGGAACTGACGGCGCAGGCGAGCCCCTCGTCGCTGGTGGCCACCACGCTGCTGTTCACGGCGAACGCGGAGGCCTCGCTCGCGGACGCGCTCGAACGGGAGCGGCGCCTGGCCGCGGTGCTGCGCGCCCGGCCGGACTTCGTCGAGGGCGTGCGCGCGGTGCTCGTGGACAAGGACCGGGAGCCGGCCTTCGCGCCCGCGGAGGTGGCGGAGGTGGACGCGGTGGACTTCGCCCCGGCGCTCACTTGATGGCGCGCAGCACGTGGAAGGCCTGGTGGAGCAGCTCCACCCCGCGCTCCGGGTCCCGCGGAGCCGCGGACTCGTAGTAGGCCTCCAGCGCGTTGGCGGCGGTGGTCGCCAGCAGGTCCAGGCCCACCCCGGCCTCGAAGCGGCTCAGCTGCGGGTGGCGGGTGCGGAACTCGTCGATGATCGGCATGAGCTCGGCGTGGACGGTGGCCTTCAGGTCGGCGCCCGAGGTGGTCTCGAGGAAGTCGGAGAGGCGGAAGATCGCGGCGATGCCCTCCGGGCCGTCGGTCTGGTCCATCCGCACGGCCTCGATGAGCAGCTGCTCGGCGGCGTCCGCCATACAGACCTCGGTGGGGATCTCGCTGAGGCGCTCGACGAGCGTCCGCACGCGGGTGGCCAGGGCCTCGACCAGCGGCTCCTCACGCGAGGTGAAGTAGTTGTGGAACGTGCGGGTCGACACCCCCGCGGCCTCGGCGACGGCGGCCACGGTGAGCTTCTCGGCGCCCTGGCGCAGCGCGATCTGCGCCGCGGCCTCGGACATCGCCGCGCGTGTGGCGGCCTTCTTCGTCTCCCGCAGACCCATCTTCGACTCCGTTCCGCTCATCGGCCCGACAACGATAGTAGTGCCGTACGAAAAGTTTCATCGGCGCTGCCATTATGCCGTCGGACACCACGCTGAAGGCCAACCCCGGGGGTGACGGGGGCACCCCGGGCACCCCGGGTTCAGCCGCGCCGCCGCGCCGCGAGCCGGTAGCAGTCGACGAGGCGTTCGGTGGCGGCACGCCAGGAGTGGCGCTCGGCCTCGGCGCGGGCGGCGCGCGCCATGCGCGCGCGCGACGCGGCGTCGTCAAGCAGGCCGGCGACGACCTCGGCCCAGCGGGCGTCGTCGGCCTCCGGGTCCACCAGGCGGCCGGTGGCGGGGTCGTCGACGACGAAGGGGATGCCGCCGGCGCGCGCGCCGACCACGGGCACGCCGGAGGCCATGGCCTCGAGGGCGACCAGGCCGAGCGTCTCGGTGGTGGACGGGAAGACGAAGACGTCCGCGGCGGCGTAGGCGGCCGCCAGCTCGGCGCCGGCCAGGTAGCCGGTGAAGACCGTGGAGTCCGGGTCGAAGCCGCCGCGCAGGCGCTCCAGGTGCGGCCCGTCGCCGACCATGGCCAGCCGCGCGCCGGGCACCCGCCGGCGCAGCTCGGCCAGCACGCCCGGCAGGCGGTCGAGGCTCTTCTCCCGGCTCATCCGGCCGACGTAGGCGACCAGCGGGGCCTCGGGGTGGCCGTCGGTGAGCCGGGCGCGCATCTGCGGGTCGGCGGCCTCGGGGGTGAAGGCGACGGTGTCGACGGCCTTGGGCCACAGGTCGACGCGCTCGATGCCGGACCTCCGGGCCTGCTCGACCATCGGGGCGGAGGTGCACAGGTTGACCTGCGCGCGGTTGTGCAGGGCGCGGATGACCCACTCGGCCGGGCGGCGGGCGAACCCGATGCCGAGCGCTGCGGTGTACTCGGGCACGTTCGTGTGGTAGCTGGCCAGCAGCGGACGGCCGGTGGCGCGGGCGTAGAGCACGCCCGCGGCCGCGGTCCACACCGGGTTGACGGCGTGCACCACGTCGGGGTCGAAGCGGTGCACGGCGACCAGCGGGGCGGGGGTGGGCAGCCCGAAGCTCAGCTCGGGGTAGATCGGCCACAGCGGCAGCGAGGGCACGCGCACCACCCGTGCGCCGGCGTACTCGCGCGGCGGGGTGCCGGGCGCGACGACCTGCACCTCGTGGCCCAGGGCGGTGAGCTGCTCGACGGTGCGGGTCACGCGGGTGACCACGCCGTCGACCTTGGGGAGGAAGACCTCCGTGAACAGGGTGATGCGCATCAGGGCCGCTGGGTCGGGGCGCCCTCGGGGACGCCGGCCCGGTTGCCGCGC includes these proteins:
- a CDS encoding TetR family transcriptional regulator, whose product is MSGTESKMGLRETKKAATRAAMSEAAAQIALRQGAEKLTVAAVAEAAGVSTRTFHNYFTSREEPLVEALATRVRTLVERLSEIPTEVCMADAAEQLLIEAVRMDQTDGPEGIAAIFRLSDFLETTSGADLKATVHAELMPIIDEFRTRHPQLSRFEAGVGLDLLATTAANALEAYYESAAPRDPERGVELLHQAFHVLRAIK
- a CDS encoding glycosyltransferase family 4 protein, yielding MRITLFTEVFLPKVDGVVTRVTRTVEQLTALGHEVQVVAPGTPPREYAGARVVRVPSLPLWPIYPELSFGLPTPAPLVAVHRFDPDVVHAVNPVWTAAAGVLYARATGRPLLASYHTNVPEYTAALGIGFARRPAEWVIRALHNRAQVNLCTSAPMVEQARRSGIERVDLWPKAVDTVAFTPEAADPQMRARLTDGHPEAPLVAYVGRMSREKSLDRLPGVLAELRRRVPGARLAMVGDGPHLERLRGGFDPDSTVFTGYLAGAELAAAYAAADVFVFPSTTETLGLVALEAMASGVPVVGARAGGIPFVVDDPATGRLVDPEADDARWAEVVAGLLDDAASRARMARAARAEAERHSWRAATERLVDCYRLAARRRG
- a CDS encoding 3-hydroxyisobutyryl-CoA hydrolase codes for the protein MTDTTNASDAPVRCSLVESTGLIELNRPRALNSLNLEMVRGITAALDAWRDDAAVEQVLVVSTGPKAFCAGGDVRAAREGVLAGRDDEVEAFFAEEYAMNLAISEYPKPYVALLDGVTMGGGLGVSAHGSHVLATDRASASMPEMAIGFCTDVGMSRRFQELHRGRAMGAFLALTGFRLNAAEMAWTGLSTASLGAADADEVRAAVIAEGVDAAVARLAAQPAGENRLAGLALQISDAFSAGTWPAVLERLERPGNAQLRELVAELTAQASPSSLVATTLLFTANAEASLADALERERRLAAVLRARPDFVEGVRAVLVDKDREPAFAPAEVAEVDAVDFAPALT